The Pseudomonas sp. LFM046 region CCTGGTTGATGTAGTCGAACGGCGTGTTGCCATTGACCTTCTGGTACACCGTCGTGAGCGTGTGGTGGCCGATACCCACGGCGAAGTGCGCGCTGTAGGTGTTGTTGTCGATCTCGCCAAGCAGTGCGCTGCCGGTGTCCTGGGTGCGGTAGTAGTTGATGCCGGGGTTCAGGCTGACCAGGTCGTTGAGCTGCCAGGTGTAGTCCAGGTTGGCGTAGTACTGCTTCCATACGTCCTGCAGTTCGGCGGCGTAGAGGCTGCTGGACAGACCTTCCACGCCGGTCCAGGTGCCGCCCAGCCAGCTGATGTGGTGGCTCTTGCGATCATCCGGGAAGACGCCGTAGGAGCTGTCGATGCGCCGGTGACCGCTCTGGTTGTAGAGCTTGGTGAAGCTCACCTGGCCGCCTTCCAGACGCAGGTCCCGGACGCTCTGGTTGACCAGGCTCACGCCACGGAAGGTCTGCGGCAGCATGCGGGTGGTGCCGCCGGCGATCACCGGGTTGTTGATGAACTGGTCGCCGAGCTTCAGCTCGCTATCGAAGCCGCGCAGCTTGAGCGCCGCCCCGCCGCTGGAGAAGTCGTCCGGAGCCTTGCCGAATTTCAGGCCGGGTTTGTCCGGCGCGGTGGTCGGGAGAATCGAGGAGCCGCCGGTACCACCGCCGCCATCCAGCTTCAGGCCGAGCATGCCGTAGGCGTCCACGCCGACGCCGATGGGGCCCTGGGTGTAGCCCGAGTTGAACAGCCCAATGAAGCCCTGCCCCCATTCCTGGCTGTTCTGGGTGCCGGCGTCGCGACGGTCGCGGTTGAAGTAGTAGTTGCGGGTCTGGAGGGTCAGGTGGGAACCCTCGACGAAGCCTTCGTCGGCGGCTTCTTCGGCGTGCGCGCTGGCGGCCAGCAGCGCCAGCGCCAGAGGGGTCATCAGGTACTTGGCGTTCACGTGGTGTTCCTTGTCGTTATGGCAGTGCGAAGAGCGGAAAGCGGCACGGCGGCCTCGGCTGGGCGGCTTGGCCGGTGGAGCCTCAGTCTCCTGGTGTTTGCTGGGGACAGCGCAAAAAAAGGCCGCTCATCGTGAGCGGCCTGAACAGGACGTCGATATAGGAGCTGTCACGCATCAACGTCAGGAGGTGGAGAAAACGAGGGGGGGAGGACTCAGCTGTCCTGGGCGTCGTCGGCCTGCTGCTGTCGCTGCGCGGCGCGCTGCTCGGCAGCGGCCTTCTGCTGGGCGGCCTCGGCGCGCTGCTCGGCCAGAGCTGCGTTACGCGCAACAAAGGTGCCGGATTCGCTGGCCAGGGTCAGTTGCGAGAAAAACAGGGAAAATACGGCGAAAACAGCGGTAAAAATCAGATTACGTTGCATATCTTGAACCTCTCAGATGGTTTCTTGCGAAACATGGCGCCATCTTAGGGAGGTCAGGAAAGGCGAAAAATAGCGGTTTGAGTGAAGAACTATTTCTCTCTGCGCAACAATTTGGAATTGATTGCCCAGTGCTTCGGATCTTCCAGCTGGGTCTCGTCCTGGTTCAGCAGCGGCGGCAGCTCGGCCTTGAGGAACTCCACCCAGGTCTTGATCTTGGCGTCGAGGAAGCGCCGCGAAGGGTAGATCGCGTAGATGTTGCGCTCGCGCAGGCGGTACTCGGGCAGCAGCCGCAGCAGCTTGCCGTCGCGCACGGGCGGGCAGGCGACGAAGGAGGGGAGCAGGCAGACGCCCATGCCGGCCTGGGCCGCCTTGGCCAGGGATTCGGCGACGTTCACCTGGAAGCTTTCGGCGGGCAGCACGTTGAATTCGCCGTGCTCGCCGTTGAACACCCAGCTGTCCTCGTAGAGCGGGTCCAGCAAGCGCAGGTAGCGATGCTGCTGGAGGTCCGCCGGCCCCAGGGGCACGCCATGCTTCTTCAGGTAGCCGGGGGCGGCGCAGAGCACGCTGAACATCGGGCCCAGCACCTGGGCCACCATCTGCGAGTCGGGCAGTTCGCGGGCGAAGGTGATGATGACGTCGTGGCCGTCTTCCAGCAGGTCGGGGGTGCGCTGGGACAGGGTCAGCTCCACCACCACTTCCGGGTACAGCTCGGTGTAGCGCGCCACCAGGGGGGTGAGGTGCTGCAGGCCGAGGCCGGTCATGGTGTGCACGCGCAGGCGGCCGTGGGGCTTGAGGTGGGCGCCGCGGGCCTCGGCGGCGGCTTCGTCCACTTCGCCGAGGATCTGCCGGCAACGCTGCAAGTAGCGCTCGCCCACTTCGGTCAGTGCCAGACGGCGGGTGGTGCGATGCAGCAGGCGGGCCTGGAGCTGCTGCTCCAGTTCCGACACCAGGCGTGACACCTGGGCGGTGGACAGGTCCATGGCCTGGGCGGCGGCGGTGAAACTTCCGGTGTCTATCACCCGCACGAATACCCGCATGCTGTGGAGCGTGTCCATTGTTACCCCTTGTGTAAGGCTGATTCTCGATTTCAGCAGATTATCGACGAAATTTCCGAAAATATACTTTCCCCCATGAGCGGCATTGGCCGAGGGCTGGCCGTTCACGTCTTTCCCGCCCGCGTTTTCAGCGGGCCCCTTCGAGGTTCGCATGACTCCGGATCAGAGATTCGCCCGCCGGGTCCAGGTGGCCGTCGCCCTGTTCGTCCTGCTGTTCGCCTATTTCCTTGCGGCGGACCTGTGGATGCCCATCACGCCCCAGGCGCAGCTGACCCGCCCGGTGCTGCGCATCGCCCCGCGGGTGGATGGCCAGGTGCTGGAGGTGGCCGTGGCCAACAACCAGCACGTCGAGGCTGGCCAGTTGTTGTTCCGCCTCGATCCGCAACCCTTCCGCCTCGCCGTCAGCGCCGCTGAGCTGGCGCTGGAACAGGCCGGGCAGGACAACCGCCAGCTCGACGCCGCGATTGCCGCCGCCCGTGCCGACCAGACAGCCGCCCAGGCCTCGGCCAGCGAGTTGCAACGCGAGGCTGCGCGCCTCGGCCGCCTGGTGCAGAGCCAGCATGTGTCGCGCCAGCTCTTCGAGCAGACCGAGGCCCAGCGCCAGGCCGCCGAGGCCAAGCTGGCCGCCGCGGGTGCGCGCATTCGTGAACTGAGCGCCCAGCGTGGTGCTGCCGGCGAGCACAACCTGCGCTTGCGCCAGGCCCGCAATGCCCTGGAGCAGGCCCGCCTGCAACTGGCATACAGCGAAGTGCGGGCCGAGCGCGCTGGCGTCCTGAGCAACCTGCAGCTGTCCCCCGGCGCCTTCCTGCACGCCGGCAGCCCGGTGGCGGCGCTGGTGGCGGACGAAGCGGACATCAGCGCCGATTTCCGCGAGAAGGCCCTGCGCTATGTGCGCCTGGAGGACAGCGCCTCGGTGGTGTTCGACGCCCTGCCCGGACACATCTTCGACGCGACAGTGACCGCCATCGACGCCGGCGTGAAGGAAGGCCAACTGGACGCCAATGGCGACCTGGCCGCGCCGGCGGTGTCCGACCGCTGGGTGCGCGACGCCCAGCGCCAGCGCCTGCACGTGAGCCTGACCGAAGCCCTGCCCCACGCACTGCCCAGCGGCGCCAAGGCCACCGTCCAGCTCTACCCGCGCGACTCGCACCTGGCGGACCTCTGCGGTCGCCTGCAGATCGCGCTGATCAGCCTGCTGCACTATGTCTATTGAGGGCTGGGTGTACTGATGAGCCGCAGGACAGCGCTGACGGAAAACGACCTGCGCCAGTGCCTGCGCCTGGCCGGCGGCGGCACCCTCGGGCTGTTTCTCTGCAAGCTGATGGGCTGGGACAACGGCTCCTTCTTCTGCGTTTACCCCATGCTCCTGCTGGGCCTCTCGCCCACCATCAACGCCCATGTGGTGCGGCAGTTCCTGCTGCAGTCGGTGGTGGTCAGTCTTGAAGTGCTGCTGATCTACGGCCTGTTCGGCGACCGGCCACAGCTGATGGTGCCCCTGGCCTTCCTAGCCTTCCTCTGGCGCTTCCGCCTCATGGCCCAGGGACCGCTGTTCATGTTCGGCGCCCTCGGCAGCGTGTTCCTCTCCATGCAGCTGCACTTCGCCAGCTACCCGGATACCCACCTCTACGACCTGGTCACCAGCAATCTGGTAGCCGCCGGGCTGACCGTGCTGATCGCCTGGCTGATGTTCTGGCTGTTCCCCGATGCCGAAGCGCGTCCACCTCGGCCGATGCCGGCCAAGGACCTGCCCAGCCAGCGTCATGAGGCGGTGCTCGGGGCGACCATCGCGACCCTGTCGTTCATGCTGTTCCAGAGCTTCGACCTGCGGGACTCGCTGTCCGCCCAGGTGGCGTCAATCCTGGTGCTGTTCCCCATGCACTGGAACGGCATCCGCTTCGCCGGCCGCATCCGCGCCCTCGGCACGCTGCTCGGCTGCGCCATCGGCCTGGCCTTGCAACTGGTGCTCTACAGCCACTACGACGTGCTGCCGCTGGTGACCCTGATGTACTGGACCGCCGCCTTCTGCTGCGCCCGCCTGCACGTGCTGGAGGGCGCCCAGGGCGTCGGCTTCGGCGCGCTGACCACCCTGGCGATCGTCTTCGGCCAATACCTCACGCCACAGCACGACGTGGTCTACTCCATCGCCTACCGTCTCTCTTCGGTCTGCGTGGCGGTATTCCTGACCCTGGTGGCGGTCTTTGTCCTGCATCGACTGCTCAACCGCTTCGCTGCCTTCCGTCATGTCAGCCACGCCTGACCGTCGGTTCGACGCCACGCTGCACTTTTACCCGCCTAATCTGTCGAAGGCAGGTCCTGTCAAGGTAGTGGCCGAATGGAAACGTCCCTGGAATCCCCGAGCGAACTGGAAAAACTCACCCTCGCCCTGCTCCACAGCCGCGGCGAGGTGGAACGGCTGCGCGAGCGCGAAGCGATCTACAGCAGCCTGCTGGGCAGCGTGAATGCTGTGCTCTGGGCCTTCGACTGGGAGGCCCAGGGGGTCATCTATGTCAGCCCCGCCTACGAGACATTGTTCGGCCGCTCCGCCGCCCTGCTGCTGGCGGACTACAGCGAGTGGCGCAATTGCATCTACCCGGACGACGTGGACTACGCCGCACAGAGCTTCGCCGATGTGCTGGAGAAGGGCGCCATCGAGGCCCGCGAGTACCGCATCATTCGCGCCGACGGCCAACTGCGCTGGATCAGCGACAAGTGCTTCATCAGCCAGCGCGGTGGGGAGGGGCAGCCGACCATCGTGGTCGGCATCGCCGAAGACATCACCGAGAAGAAACAGCTGGAAGGCGAGCTGCACCGCCTGGCCACCACCGATGTGCTGACCAAGAGCAGCAACCGCCGGCACTTCTTCGAATGCGCCCAGCACGAGTTCGACCTCGCCGTGCAGTACGGCACTCCGCTGGCCTTCATCCTGCTGGACATCGATGACTTCAAGCAGATCAACGACACCCACGGCCACCAGGTCGGCGACCAGGTGCTGCAACGCATCGCCCAGTGCGGCGCCAATGCCCTGCGCCGGGGCGATCACTTCGGCCGCATAGGCGGCGAGGAATTCGCCGCCCTGCTGCCCGGCTGCACACCGGAACTGGCCCGGCAGATCGCCGAGCGCCTGCAACGAGAGGTGCAGCGTCTGAGCGTCACCATCGAAGGCCGCACGTTCGGCGTCACCGTCAGCCAGGGCCTGGCGAACCTGCGCGACGACGGCAGCCTCGACAGCCTCTACGCCCGCGCCGATGCGGCCATGTACAAGGCCAAGCGTGGCGGCAAGAACCAGATTGTCCTGGCGGACTGAGCCGACCGCCGGTTCGGCCGCTATTGAAACTACCAGAAGGTCAGTTCTATCTGGTTTCTGTATGCCGAGAAGGTCGTGACCATGCAGGCCAACCCTTTGAGTTTGATTGTGCTGCCTGAGAGTTTACCGGCCAGATCCCCAAGTGCTTCTCTCAGCCACTTTTGATGGGCCCCGATGGCCAGACCGGACGTCACTCCACCGAGTAGACTCAACATATCGCTATTACAGCGGCGATCACTCTCAATGGCCTGTTGCACTATGTCGACAGTCGCCCCGTTGAACATGCTCTTTTTGGATGAGAAGACTTGCGCATATTTTCCCCAAAGAAGCTCCATGATCAGGTAAAGACTTTCTTGTTCTGCAGGTGAAAGATGCATGTCAGTTCCCCAGTATTCCTCTATCTAGATAAACGTTGTCAAAAATTATTCTTTTTAGTTCTTTCTCGCTAATTCCTTTTGCAGAAATAAAGTTGAGTGCCTGGGGGTTGTCGTCGGCTGTCAGGTAGCCATCCACATATCCATCCTGTTCGTCTATTAACAGATAGGCGATTCCACCTGGGATTTTCATGACGTTCGCTCGACGCCCCTGTGCGATAGCGCGTGACGTGTTACGGATATCTTCTTGGGCAATTTCACTCAGCCCCAGCTCCGACGTAAGCTCATCCAGCCCTAATACGAGTCGGGGGAACTTCCGCATATCGATGTCGTAACCAAAAATGGGGTTATAGAAAGCGAATATGGAGAGCATCCTCTGCCGACCTGTCTTGTTCCGTCTGTCGAAGATCACACCCAAGCCATTGTTTTCAGACCCCATGATCGTTACGCCGTCCAATGCGCCGACGGGGATCTTGAACGAATAGGGCCTGACCATCAGGTCGATATATCCAAGTTCCCTCGGTTCTGTCGGATTTGAATTGCATCCGCTCAGTAAAAGAAATAGCCCAACGAAAAGCAGAGTCCGCCAGAAGATCATGCGTTTACTCCAGGTAAAGAATGCGGAAAAGAGCCTAGCAGCGGAGATCATGATTAACTCGCTGAAAGTTTCAGCGAGTCATGTAAGAAATTTCGAATTACGGGCCGGATGTAACCTTGGTGCAGTCAGGTTCCACTCTTCTAGGGCACCTCGTATCTAGTGCTCCACCATCACGCGGCAATGCCCTGCTCAGCCCTCGTTGCGCAGGCGGTACAGGCGGCACTCGGTGACCAGCGCCTGCTGGTTTGGGTCGCGTTTGCGAGCCTTCAGGAAGCCCGCGCGTCGTAGCCTGCGACAGGTTGCCGTTGCGCATGAGGGCGAGGAAGGTATCCAGCTCCTTCCGGCTCAGTCCATCGTCGAATTGCATGGCGGCCATTTGGCGCGTTGCTGGTTGGTGCATAGCAACGCGATGGGTATCGCTCTGCTCGCGGAGCGCCGCCCTGCCCATCCTGTAGACCTGCTCCGTCGCGACGGAGATGACGTTGTGCGAATAAGCCAACAAGGAATAAGCAAATAAATTCTTATTCCTTAACAGATATATGAAGAGCGCCTAGACTGCCCAGCATCGAACTTCAGCAAGGAGGGCTCGCCATGCGCAGCCAGGCCATTCGCTACTTGATTCTGCCGGGATGGCAGGGCTCGTCCGACGAGCATTGGCAGAGCCATTGGCAACGCACCCTGCCCAATGCCAGCCGGGTCGAGCAGGCCGACTGGGACAACCCGGAGCGCGATGCCTGGGTGGCAGCGGTGGAGCGCGCCATCGATGCCGAGCGCACACCGGCCATCCTGATCGCCCACAGCCTGGGTTGCGTGACGGTCGCCCACTGGGCCGCGCAGTCCGACCCGGATGTGCTGCGTCGCGTGCGTGGCGCGCTGCTGGTGGCGCCGGCGGATGTGCAGCGCCCCGGTTGTCCGGAGCCGCTCAAGGGCTTCGCCCCCGTACCCCGTAATCTGCTGCCCTTCCCCAGCCTGCTGGTGGGGTCGGACAACGACCACGCCGCCAGCCCTCAGCGGGCATTGGAAATGGCCCGTGACTGGGGCGCGGAAGCCGCCATTCTCACCGGTGCCGGCCATATCAACGTGAAGTCCGGGCACCACACCTGGGAGCAGGGCTTCGCTCACCTGTATCGCCTGCAGGGTCGCGTCGAGCAACTGGCTCGCAAGCACGCCTGATCCTCCTCCGCATTCAGCAATACGCCAGGGTCCGCTGCTTTGCAGCCTGGGCCCGGCGGGAGATTTCGTCATGTACAAGGAAACCCCCGGTCAGCCGTTGCTGACCTTCGCCGACGCCGACCGCAGCCCCCTGAGCATCCGCGCCCGCGCGCTGGTCTTCGTCGATGAGCGCTCGCGCCGCCTGCGGGAAGACGTGGACCAATTGGCCCCCAGTGCGCTGCCGGTGCTGATCCAGGGCGAGACGGGAACCGGCAAGGAGCTGCTGGCGCGCCAGATCCACCGTTCCAGCGATCGGCCCGGCCTGTTCGTGGCGGTGAGCTGCAGCGCCATCAGCAGGAGCTACGCCGAGGCCGAGCTGTTCGGCCACGCCGCCGGTGCCCACAGTGGATCGGCCAGCAGCCGTGCCGGCTGGTTCGGTTCGGCCAATGGCGGAACCCTCTACCTGGATGAAATCGGCGACCTGCCGCTACCGCTACAGGCCAAGCTGCTGGCGGCACTGGAGAGCCGTGAGGTGATTCGCGTCGGCGCCCAGCAGCCGACGCCTGTGGACGTGCGCCTGGTGGCCGCCACCAGCATCGACCTGGCCAAGGCGGTGCGCGTGGGCAAGTTCAATGCACGGCTCTATCAGTACCTGGATGAGGGGCGGGTGGAGTTGCCGCCGCTGCGCGAGCGCCCCGCCGATATCCTGCCGCTGGCGGAGTACTTCCTCGGCATCTACGCCCAACGCCTGGACCTGCCACTGCCGCTGATCGGCCCGGCCGCCCAGGCGGCCCTGGAGGCCTATCCCTGGCCGGGCAATACCCGCGAGCTGGAGAACAGCGTGCACTTCGCCCTGCTGGTGAGCGAGGGGGACGAGATCCAGCCGCAACACCTCAACCTGCCGCCCCTGCCGGGCTATGCCCAGCTTGCCGTGCAGTTGCGCCGGCTGGCGGCCAATGACGAGGAACGCGACCACCTGCGCCAGTTGTTCGCCGAAGTGTTGGCAGGGTAGGCGAGCTGCGGACGTAGGGTGGACCACGCCTCATCGGTCCACCATTCGAGGTTCGGCCAGGCTCCGTCGGTGGATGTAAAAAGCGACATCCACCCTACGGTCCTGTTCTCCGCCGATCAGTGAATCTGTCCAGTGGCCTTCAGGTGGTCCTTCACCGACCGCAGGCGCGGCAGCGGCAGGCAAACGAGGATGCTCAGGACCAGCACGCCCGCGCCCATCAACGGCAGGTTGGCCAGGCCCATGCTGGTGCTCAGCCACAGACCGCCGACGAAGGCGCCGCTGGCGTTGCCCAGGTTGAACGCGGCGTGGCTCAGCGTGGCGGCCAGGCTCGCGGATTCGCCGGCCTGCTCCACCAGCAGCAGTTGCAGCGGCGAGGAGATGGCGAAACTGGCCACGCCCCAGAGGAACAGGCAGCCCAGGGCCAGGGCCGGAATCTGCGCGAAGACGAACAATCCCAGCAGGCACAGCGTGCTCACCCCGAAGGCCAGGGGCAGGGCGTGGCGGAAGCCCTTGTCGGCCAGGCGCCCACCCAGCAGGTTGCCCACGGTCAGGCCGATGCCGAACAGCAGCAGGGCGAAGTTGGCGTGCTCCGGGCTGAAGCCGGAGACGTCGCGCAGCAGCGGGCTGATGTAGGTGAACACGCCGAACAGCGCCACCGACGACAGGCTGCAGACGAACAGCGCATGCAGTACCGGGCGACGCAGGATGCCGCTCCAGGCCCCGGCGGTATTGGATTGCGGCTTGGGCGCGGCCGGCAGCCAGAGGGCCTGGGCGAGCAAGGTGAGGAAGCCCAGACCCGCCACCACCATGAATGTCACCCGCCAGCTGGTGGCCTGGCCCAGCCAGGCGCCCGCCGGCACGCCGAGCACGTTGGCGATGGTCAGGCCGCTGAGCACCAGGGCCATGGCCGAGGCACGACGATGCGGCGGGGCCAGTTCGGCGGCCAGCAGGGTGGCGCAGCCGAAGAAGCCGGCGTGGCTGAAGGCGGTGAACATACGCATCGCCAGCAGCCATTCGTAGGTCGGCGCGAGGGCGCAGCCGAGGTTGCCCAGGGCATAGGCGCCCATCAGCCAGAGCAGGGCCTGGCGTCGCGGCAGGCGTCCGAGCAGCGGACCCAGCAGCGGCGCGCCGATTACCACGCCCATGGCGTAGGCGCTGACCAGCAGGCCGGCGTCGGAGAGGCTGACCTGGAGGTCTTTGGCGACCTCGGGCAACAGGCCCATGATGATGAATTCGCTGCTGCCGACGACGAAGCCGCCCAGGGCGAGGGCCAGCAATGGCAGGGAGAGGAGGGTGCTCGGGTTCATGCGGGTTCCGGTGGCGGGGCGGTATTGCGAGGGGCGCGGATTCTACGCGCAATTCCTTGCAGGGAGCTTGCCGGAAGGAACAAGCGGCGGAGGACAATCTGTAGGAGCGAATTCATTCGCCGAGGGCAGCGCAGCTGCCCCCTGGAAGCCCAAGTGGCAGACCTGCGGCCTACTTGGCGAATGAATTCGCCCCTACAAGGAAATGCCTCGGAAACTCTCAGCCGTTAAGGAACTTGCTCAGGAACTGCTTGGTGCGCTCTTCCTTCGGCGTACTGAACAGGGCCTTGGCGTCGCCCTGTTCGACGATCACGCCCTTGTCGATGAAGATCGCGCGGTTGGCCACGTCGCGGGCGAAGCTCATCTCGTGGGTGACGATGACCATGGTGCGCTTCTCCTCGGCCAGGCCGCGGATGGTGGCGAGCACTTCGCCCACCAGCTCCGGGTCCAGCGCCGAGGTGGGTTCGTCGAAGAGGATCACGTCAGGCTCCATGGCCAGGGCACGGGCGATGGCCACCCGCTGTTGCTGGCCGCCGGACAGGCGCTTGGGGTAGGCGTCTTCCTTGCCCGCCAGGCCGACCTTGGCCAGCAGCTTGCGGGCCCGCTCGATGGCTTGCTCACGGGGCTGTTTCTTCACCACCACCGGGCCTTCGATGACGTTCTCCAGCGCAGTGCGATGGGGGAAGAGATTGAAGTTCTGGAACACGAAGCCGACGTGCTGGCGCAGCTTGCGAATCAGCGTCTGCTGGTGCTTCAGTGGCTTGCTGGCGTCGATGTCGATCTCGCCCACCCGAATATGGCCGCCGCTGGGTTCCTCCAGCAGGTTGAGGCAGCGCAGCAGGGTGGTCTTGCCGGAGCCGCTGGGGCCGATGATGGCCACCACTTCGCCCGGCTCGATGGTCAGGTCGATGCCCTTGAGCACCTCCTGGCCCTTGAAGGACTTGGTCAGGTTACGGACGGTGATCATCAGGCGTCGCGCTCATGCTGGTTGACCCGTGCCTCGAGGCGGCCCTGGAAGTGCGACAGCACGGTCGCGAGCACCCAGTAGAGCAGCGCGGCGGCCAGGTACATGGTGAAGATCTCGAAGGTGCGCGCGGTGATCAGCTGCGCCTGGCGGAAGAGTTCCGGCACCTGGATGGTGGCGGCCAGGGCGGTGTCCTTCACCAGCGAGATGAAGCTGTTGCCCAAGGGCGGCAATGCGGTGCGCGCGGCTTGCGGAAGGATGGCGCGCACCAGCGTCTGGGTGCGGCTCATGCCGATGCTGGCGGCGGCTTCCCACTGGCCCCGGTCGATGGAGGCGATGGCGGCGCGGAGGATTTCCGAGGTGTAGGCGGCCATGTTCAGCGAGAAGCCGATCAGCGCGGCGGGCAGCGGCTCAAGCTGGATGCCCAGCTGCGGCAGGCCGTAATAGATCATGAACAGCTGCACCAGCAGCGGCGTGCCACGGAAGAAGGACACGTAGATCCGCGAAAGCCACTGCAGGGCGGTGAAACCGTAGAGGCGCATCAGGGCGAGGGTGAACCCCAGCAGCAGGCCGAAGAACATGCCGCCGAGGCTCAGTACCACCGTAAAAACCGCGCCCTTCAACAGGAAGGGCGCGGAATCCAGCGCAAGTTGCAGGCTGGTGTCGATCATTGGGTAACGTCAGCCTTGAACCATTTCTCGGAGAGCTTCTTCAGGGT contains the following coding sequences:
- a CDS encoding alpha/beta hydrolase; its protein translation is MRSQAIRYLILPGWQGSSDEHWQSHWQRTLPNASRVEQADWDNPERDAWVAAVERAIDAERTPAILIAHSLGCVTVAHWAAQSDPDVLRRVRGALLVAPADVQRPGCPEPLKGFAPVPRNLLPFPSLLVGSDNDHAASPQRALEMARDWGAEAAILTGAGHINVKSGHHTWEQGFAHLYRLQGRVEQLARKHA
- a CDS encoding DUF2955 domain-containing protein, coding for MSRRTALTENDLRQCLRLAGGGTLGLFLCKLMGWDNGSFFCVYPMLLLGLSPTINAHVVRQFLLQSVVVSLEVLLIYGLFGDRPQLMVPLAFLAFLWRFRLMAQGPLFMFGALGSVFLSMQLHFASYPDTHLYDLVTSNLVAAGLTVLIAWLMFWLFPDAEARPPRPMPAKDLPSQRHEAVLGATIATLSFMLFQSFDLRDSLSAQVASILVLFPMHWNGIRFAGRIRALGTLLGCAIGLALQLVLYSHYDVLPLVTLMYWTAAFCCARLHVLEGAQGVGFGALTTLAIVFGQYLTPQHDVVYSIAYRLSSVCVAVFLTLVAVFVLHRLLNRFAAFRHVSHA
- a CDS encoding sigma-54-dependent transcriptional regulator, producing MYKETPGQPLLTFADADRSPLSIRARALVFVDERSRRLREDVDQLAPSALPVLIQGETGTGKELLARQIHRSSDRPGLFVAVSCSAISRSYAEAELFGHAAGAHSGSASSRAGWFGSANGGTLYLDEIGDLPLPLQAKLLAALESREVIRVGAQQPTPVDVRLVAATSIDLAKAVRVGKFNARLYQYLDEGRVELPPLRERPADILPLAEYFLGIYAQRLDLPLPLIGPAAQAALEAYPWPGNTRELENSVHFALLVSEGDEIQPQHLNLPPLPGYAQLAVQLRRLAANDEERDHLRQLFAEVLAG
- a CDS encoding MFS transporter, producing MNPSTLLSLPLLALALGGFVVGSSEFIIMGLLPEVAKDLQVSLSDAGLLVSAYAMGVVIGAPLLGPLLGRLPRRQALLWLMGAYALGNLGCALAPTYEWLLAMRMFTAFSHAGFFGCATLLAAELAPPHRRASAMALVLSGLTIANVLGVPAGAWLGQATSWRVTFMVVAGLGFLTLLAQALWLPAAPKPQSNTAGAWSGILRRPVLHALFVCSLSSVALFGVFTYISPLLRDVSGFSPEHANFALLLFGIGLTVGNLLGGRLADKGFRHALPLAFGVSTLCLLGLFVFAQIPALALGCLFLWGVASFAISSPLQLLLVEQAGESASLAATLSHAAFNLGNASGAFVGGLWLSTSMGLANLPLMGAGVLVLSILVCLPLPRLRSVKDHLKATGQIH
- a CDS encoding LysR family transcriptional regulator codes for the protein MDTLHSMRVFVRVIDTGSFTAAAQAMDLSTAQVSRLVSELEQQLQARLLHRTTRRLALTEVGERYLQRCRQILGEVDEAAAEARGAHLKPHGRLRVHTMTGLGLQHLTPLVARYTELYPEVVVELTLSQRTPDLLEDGHDVIITFARELPDSQMVAQVLGPMFSVLCAAPGYLKKHGVPLGPADLQQHRYLRLLDPLYEDSWVFNGEHGEFNVLPAESFQVNVAESLAKAAQAGMGVCLLPSFVACPPVRDGKLLRLLPEYRLRERNIYAIYPSRRFLDAKIKTWVEFLKAELPPLLNQDETQLEDPKHWAINSKLLRREK
- a CDS encoding OprD family porin translates to MNAKYLMTPLALALLAASAHAEEAADEGFVEGSHLTLQTRNYYFNRDRRDAGTQNSQEWGQGFIGLFNSGYTQGPIGVGVDAYGMLGLKLDGGGGTGGSSILPTTAPDKPGLKFGKAPDDFSSGGAALKLRGFDSELKLGDQFINNPVIAGGTTRMLPQTFRGVSLVNQSVRDLRLEGGQVSFTKLYNQSGHRRIDSSYGVFPDDRKSHHISWLGGTWTGVEGLSSSLYAAELQDVWKQYYANLDYTWQLNDLVSLNPGINYYRTQDTGSALLGEIDNNTYSAHFAVGIGHHTLTTVYQKVNGNTPFDYINQGDSIYLDNSQQYSDFNGPNEESWKLQYAYDFAGLGIPGLSALAAYSRGELDLTKVDPNSPGYGYLFSADGKHAKHWERDLDIRYVVQEGAAKDLALRARWANHRGGNGYSAVDNDVDELRLIVDYPIEVF
- the tcyL gene encoding cystine ABC transporter permease; protein product: MIDTSLQLALDSAPFLLKGAVFTVVLSLGGMFFGLLLGFTLALMRLYGFTALQWLSRIYVSFFRGTPLLVQLFMIYYGLPQLGIQLEPLPAALIGFSLNMAAYTSEILRAAIASIDRGQWEAAASIGMSRTQTLVRAILPQAARTALPPLGNSFISLVKDTALAATIQVPELFRQAQLITARTFEIFTMYLAAALLYWVLATVLSHFQGRLEARVNQHERDA
- a CDS encoding sensor domain-containing diguanylate cyclase; its protein translation is METSLESPSELEKLTLALLHSRGEVERLREREAIYSSLLGSVNAVLWAFDWEAQGVIYVSPAYETLFGRSAALLLADYSEWRNCIYPDDVDYAAQSFADVLEKGAIEAREYRIIRADGQLRWISDKCFISQRGGEGQPTIVVGIAEDITEKKQLEGELHRLATTDVLTKSSNRRHFFECAQHEFDLAVQYGTPLAFILLDIDDFKQINDTHGHQVGDQVLQRIAQCGANALRRGDHFGRIGGEEFAALLPGCTPELARQIAERLQREVQRLSVTIEGRTFGVTVSQGLANLRDDGSLDSLYARADAAMYKAKRGGKNQIVLAD
- the tcyN gene encoding L-cystine ABC transporter ATP-binding protein TcyN, whose product is MITVRNLTKSFKGQEVLKGIDLTIEPGEVVAIIGPSGSGKTTLLRCLNLLEEPSGGHIRVGEIDIDASKPLKHQQTLIRKLRQHVGFVFQNFNLFPHRTALENVIEGPVVVKKQPREQAIERARKLLAKVGLAGKEDAYPKRLSGGQQQRVAIARALAMEPDVILFDEPTSALDPELVGEVLATIRGLAEEKRTMVIVTHEMSFARDVANRAIFIDKGVIVEQGDAKALFSTPKEERTKQFLSKFLNG
- a CDS encoding HlyD family secretion protein is translated as MTPDQRFARRVQVAVALFVLLFAYFLAADLWMPITPQAQLTRPVLRIAPRVDGQVLEVAVANNQHVEAGQLLFRLDPQPFRLAVSAAELALEQAGQDNRQLDAAIAAARADQTAAQASASELQREAARLGRLVQSQHVSRQLFEQTEAQRQAAEAKLAAAGARIRELSAQRGAAGEHNLRLRQARNALEQARLQLAYSEVRAERAGVLSNLQLSPGAFLHAGSPVAALVADEADISADFREKALRYVRLEDSASVVFDALPGHIFDATVTAIDAGVKEGQLDANGDLAAPAVSDRWVRDAQRQRLHVSLTEALPHALPSGAKATVQLYPRDSHLADLCGRLQIALISLLHYVY